From one Caldithrix abyssi DSM 13497 genomic stretch:
- a CDS encoding FtsB family cell division protein, translating to MKTKKRKRNKTTPKNILKILIGFFIFAVVYLLFFSGPRSVIQYFKQTTYKKSLQKEIQSLKNEKQSLKKEAERLKNDLDYIEKIAREKYNMKKKDEKVYKIIKEK from the coding sequence ATGAAAACTAAAAAAAGAAAACGCAACAAGACCACACCTAAAAACATTTTAAAAATCCTGATCGGGTTTTTTATTTTTGCCGTGGTCTATTTATTATTTTTTTCCGGACCACGCAGCGTTATCCAGTATTTTAAACAAACCACTTACAAAAAATCCCTGCAAAAAGAAATCCAGTCCCTCAAAAATGAAAAGCAATCTTTAAAAAAAGAAGCCGAACGCTTAAAAAACGACCTGGACTATATTGAAAAAATCGCCAGAGAAAAGTATAATATGAAAAAGAAAGACGAAAAGGTTTACAAAATTATCAAGGAAAAGTAA
- the eno gene encoding phosphopyruvate hydratase encodes MPLIDDIYAREILDSRGNPTIEVEVLLDDGSLGRAAVPSGASTGENEAVELRDGDPARYLGKGVLKAVQNVNDIIAEELIGVEATDQPFIDSLMLNLDGTPNKSKLGANAILGVSMAVAKAAADSVGLPLFQYLGGVNGKVLPVPMMNILNGGKHADNNVDIQEFMIAPAGAESFREALRMGAEVFHHLKKVLGKRNYNTAVGDEGGFAPDLKSNREALDLIIEAIEAAGYKPGEQIFICLDPASSEFYDKEKQRYILASENKELTSAEMVDYYADWVEKYPIISIEDGLAEDDWDGWKILNQRLGGKIQLVGDDIFVTNTQLLAKGIDMDVANSILIKLNQIGTVTETLDAIEMAHKAGWTAVVSHRSGETEDATIADLVVATNAGQIKTGSASRSDRIAKYNQLLRIEDILGENAVFLGRKAFKR; translated from the coding sequence ATGCCATTGATCGATGATATTTATGCACGGGAGATCTTAGATAGTCGTGGAAATCCCACCATTGAAGTGGAAGTACTGCTGGACGACGGCTCGTTAGGGCGCGCCGCGGTTCCCTCCGGCGCCTCCACCGGTGAAAATGAAGCCGTTGAATTACGCGACGGCGATCCTGCCCGCTACCTGGGCAAAGGCGTTTTGAAAGCCGTACAAAATGTAAACGACATCATTGCCGAAGAATTAATTGGCGTCGAAGCCACCGATCAGCCTTTTATTGACAGCCTGATGCTCAACCTTGATGGCACGCCGAACAAGAGTAAACTGGGCGCCAACGCCATTTTAGGCGTATCCATGGCCGTGGCTAAGGCCGCTGCCGACTCCGTGGGGCTGCCCCTCTTTCAGTATCTCGGCGGTGTAAACGGCAAAGTGCTGCCCGTTCCGATGATGAACATTCTGAATGGCGGCAAACATGCCGACAACAATGTAGATATTCAGGAGTTTATGATTGCTCCGGCCGGCGCCGAATCGTTCCGCGAAGCTTTGCGCATGGGCGCCGAAGTGTTCCATCATCTTAAAAAAGTACTCGGAAAACGCAACTACAACACGGCGGTTGGCGACGAAGGCGGATTTGCGCCCGATTTAAAGTCGAACCGCGAGGCGCTGGATTTGATCATCGAAGCCATCGAAGCAGCCGGCTACAAACCGGGCGAGCAGATCTTCATCTGCCTTGACCCCGCCTCCAGCGAATTTTACGACAAAGAGAAACAACGTTACATTCTGGCCTCGGAAAACAAGGAATTGACCAGCGCCGAAATGGTTGACTACTACGCCGATTGGGTTGAAAAATACCCCATCATCTCCATCGAAGACGGTCTGGCCGAAGACGACTGGGACGGCTGGAAAATTTTGAACCAGCGACTGGGCGGCAAAATTCAACTGGTTGGCGACGATATTTTTGTAACCAACACACAGTTGCTGGCCAAAGGCATTGACATGGATGTGGCCAATTCCATTTTGATCAAATTGAATCAGATCGGAACCGTTACCGAAACCCTGGACGCCATTGAAATGGCGCACAAGGCCGGCTGGACAGCCGTCGTTTCCCATCGCTCCGGCGAAACGGAAGACGCCACCATCGCCGACCTGGTTGTGGCCACCAACGCCGGTCAGATTAAAACCGGTTCTGCCTCGCGCAGCGACCGAATCGCCAAATACAATCAACTTTTAAGAATTGAAGACATCCTGGGCGAAAACGCCGTCTTTTTGGGACGCAAAGCTTTTAAACGCTAA
- a CDS encoding IS1182 family transposase → MSFITYNRSQMNLFGYSVEDFARDDPKSRFVVELVSRLDLSALYSRYSSQGGDSYAPDMMLALWFYAYSNGITSTRKLEELCKYDTRYIYITGNQHPDHSTLSRFRKAHLDLLDQYFVEILLIAQAEGISSFNQIAIDGTKIKAHSSKRHGYTEDQLDKRIEKLRAEIKQYMQRCNFVEQGATDELDLETLRAEKERLERLEKEILERKAQLKERKKQLKSEHRSRHQINVKEPDARMMPSVDGPGYNAQLGVDMSSHLIVAHEVVSQPNDQGQFIPIQEQVEKNLGSDDKRSYTADSGYHNSTDLKELEEKQIDAVIADPQLSNRSIKETPTSKEELQKEERKLKRSDFVYHEQGDYYECPTGKKLFPVERNSERIVYRSNDCQDCPLINLCISSKKKVKQIHRSVNESYCERMAKKLQTSAAQERLKKRSVTVEPVFGNLKHNLGYRGFSLSGLNNVRSEFTLMCIGHNINVLFKNMLGKRLAAFITASQEKDDLLILFSKNILAFLILYFAQRLRMRKNYQYRRI, encoded by the coding sequence ATGAGTTTTATTACTTATAATCGCTCACAAATGAATCTCTTTGGCTATAGTGTGGAAGATTTTGCCAGAGACGATCCAAAGAGTCGATTTGTAGTGGAGTTGGTTTCGCGCCTTGATTTAAGTGCACTTTATTCCCGTTATAGTTCACAAGGCGGTGATTCTTATGCCCCAGACATGATGCTTGCCTTATGGTTTTATGCTTATAGTAACGGCATTACCAGCACCCGTAAGCTGGAGGAATTGTGTAAATATGATACGCGCTACATTTATATCACTGGGAATCAGCATCCGGATCATAGTACATTAAGTCGTTTTCGCAAGGCACATTTGGATTTATTAGACCAATATTTTGTAGAGATACTTTTAATTGCCCAGGCCGAAGGCATAAGTAGTTTCAACCAGATAGCCATAGATGGCACGAAAATCAAAGCGCACAGCAGTAAGCGTCATGGCTACACTGAGGATCAATTAGACAAACGTATAGAGAAGTTAAGAGCAGAGATCAAGCAATACATGCAGCGCTGTAATTTTGTAGAACAGGGGGCCACGGATGAATTAGATTTAGAAACTCTTCGAGCGGAGAAAGAACGGCTTGAGCGCTTAGAGAAAGAGATATTAGAACGTAAAGCCCAATTGAAAGAGCGTAAGAAACAGCTCAAATCAGAACACCGTTCAAGACATCAAATAAATGTAAAAGAGCCGGATGCCCGCATGATGCCTTCGGTGGATGGACCGGGCTATAACGCACAATTAGGCGTAGATATGTCCAGTCATTTAATAGTAGCTCATGAAGTCGTAAGCCAGCCCAACGACCAGGGTCAATTCATACCGATTCAAGAACAAGTAGAGAAGAATCTTGGTTCAGATGATAAGCGATCTTACACGGCCGATTCCGGTTATCACAATAGCACAGACCTAAAAGAATTGGAAGAAAAGCAGATTGATGCCGTAATAGCCGATCCCCAGTTATCCAATCGTTCGATAAAGGAGACACCAACCTCCAAGGAAGAATTGCAAAAAGAAGAAAGAAAACTAAAACGAAGTGATTTTGTGTATCATGAACAGGGAGATTACTATGAATGTCCGACGGGTAAGAAGCTTTTTCCAGTTGAGAGAAATAGCGAACGGATCGTATATCGTTCCAATGATTGTCAGGATTGTCCCTTAATTAATTTATGCATTTCCAGTAAAAAGAAAGTTAAGCAAATCCATCGTTCAGTTAATGAGAGTTATTGCGAACGTATGGCGAAAAAGTTACAAACTTCAGCGGCGCAGGAACGACTAAAAAAGCGTTCGGTGACAGTTGAACCTGTTTTTGGTAACTTGAAGCATAATTTAGGCTATCGTGGATTTTCCTTATCTGGTCTTAATAATGTTCGTAGTGAATTTACGTTAATGTGTATTGGGCATAATATTAATGTTCTATTTAAAAATATGTTAGGGAAACGTTTAGCAGCGTTTATAACAGCATCACAAGAAAAAGATGATCTATTAATTTTATTTTCAAAGAATATTTTGGCGTTTTTAATTCTATATTTTGCCCAACGCTTAAGAATGAGAAAAAATTATCAATATCGGAGAATATAA